A genomic window from Arthrobacter globiformis includes:
- a CDS encoding SDR family oxidoreductase: MTVPPTTERVAVVTGAGSGIGRAVARQMLADGYRVALAGRREQQLLETADGHPDALAVPCDVTVPDDVEHLFASVLRRWGRVDVLFNNAGVFGPAASVDEITLADWEATVAVNLTGSVLCAGAAVRAMKAQSPQGGRIINNGSISAHSPRPRTVAYAVTKHAMTGLTKSIELDGREFGITCGQIDIGNTATEIMDTIGVGSGAVQADGSRKVEPMFPVEDAARAVLMMAGMPPSASVGSVVITAAGMPFIGRG, encoded by the coding sequence ATGACCGTTCCACCCACCACGGAACGGGTCGCCGTCGTCACCGGCGCCGGTTCGGGCATCGGGCGCGCGGTTGCCCGGCAAATGCTGGCGGACGGTTACCGGGTGGCCCTGGCGGGCCGCCGTGAGCAGCAGCTCCTGGAAACAGCGGACGGGCATCCGGACGCGCTTGCGGTGCCGTGCGATGTCACCGTGCCCGACGACGTCGAACACCTTTTCGCTTCAGTCCTCCGGCGCTGGGGCCGGGTGGACGTCCTGTTCAACAACGCCGGCGTCTTCGGCCCGGCGGCATCGGTGGATGAGATCACCCTGGCGGACTGGGAGGCCACCGTGGCCGTGAACCTGACCGGCTCGGTGCTGTGCGCCGGTGCTGCCGTCCGGGCGATGAAGGCGCAGTCGCCGCAGGGCGGCCGGATCATCAACAACGGCTCCATCTCCGCGCACTCACCCCGGCCGCGGACCGTGGCCTACGCCGTCACCAAGCACGCCATGACGGGCCTGACCAAGAGCATCGAGCTGGACGGCCGGGAGTTCGGGATCACCTGCGGACAGATCGACATCGGCAACACGGCCACGGAAATCATGGACACCATCGGAGTTGGCTCGGGGGCGGTGCAGGCCGACGGAAGCCGCAAGGTGGAACCGATGTTCCCGGTGGAGGACGCGGCCCGTGCAGTGCTGATGATGGCCGGGATGCCGCCCTCGGCCAGCGTGGGCTCGGTGGTCATCACGGCCGCGGGAATGCCCTTCATAGGCCGCGGCTGA
- a CDS encoding aspartate/glutamate racemase family protein — protein MRILVANVNTTQSMTDSIAAQARSIAAAGTEIVGITPRFGADSCEGNFESYLAAIAVMDAVVNYPEPFDAVIQAGYGEHGREGLQELLDVPVVDITEAAASTAMCLGHKYSVVTTLDRAVPLIEDRLKLAGLDARCASVRASGMAVLELEEEPERAVEAIISQALLAVREDKAEVIVLGCGGMAGLDEQIRQRAGVPVVDGVASAVTIAESLVRMQLSTSKVRTYATPRPKTVIGWPLATNDVPATA, from the coding sequence ATGCGCATACTCGTTGCGAACGTCAACACCACCCAGTCCATGACCGATTCCATCGCCGCCCAGGCACGCAGCATCGCGGCGGCAGGCACCGAGATCGTCGGGATCACGCCGCGCTTCGGAGCCGACTCCTGCGAAGGCAACTTTGAGAGTTATCTGGCCGCGATCGCCGTCATGGACGCCGTGGTGAACTACCCGGAACCGTTCGACGCCGTCATCCAGGCCGGCTACGGCGAGCACGGCCGCGAGGGGCTGCAGGAGCTGCTGGACGTGCCCGTCGTCGACATCACCGAGGCGGCGGCCAGCACGGCCATGTGCCTCGGCCACAAATACTCGGTGGTCACCACCCTGGACCGCGCGGTGCCGCTCATCGAGGACCGGCTGAAGCTGGCCGGCCTCGATGCGCGCTGTGCTTCGGTGCGGGCCAGTGGGATGGCCGTGCTGGAGCTGGAGGAGGAACCTGAACGGGCGGTCGAGGCCATCATCAGCCAGGCGCTGCTCGCCGTCCGGGAGGACAAGGCCGAGGTGATCGTGCTGGGCTGCGGCGGCATGGCGGGCCTGGACGAACAGATCCGGCAGCGGGCCGGAGTGCCCGTCGTCGACGGCGTTGCGTCCGCCGTGACCATCGCGGAGTCCCTGGTCCGGATGCAGCTCTCCACGTCCAAGGTGCGGACGTACGCCACGCCGCGGCCCAAGACCGTCATAGGCTGGCCGCTGGCGACGAACGACGTTCCCGCCACCGCTTAA
- a CDS encoding NCS1 family nucleobase:cation symporter-1: MHTTPPVGVEPAPIPTAPSAQPVHQTTAADALCEAASAAVARDISPSLYNTDLAPTKRQGRRWTGYSIFTLWANDVHSLGNYAFAVGLFSLGLGGWQILMALAIGAALLFVLLSFSGFMGQKTGVPFPVMSRISFGIRGAQLASLLRGAVAVAWFGIQTFLASVVLRVMLVAMVPSLHELDTNSILGLSTLGWISFVGLWIVQLVIVSFGMEMIRKYEAFAGPVILVTMVLLAVWVFIEARGSIQWTGIRGLEGGEMWRTIFAGGALWVSIYGTFVLNFCDFTRSAVSKKSIVRGNFWGIPINMLLFGAIVVVLAGGQYKINGTIIETPSDIVQSIPNTLFLVLACLAILILTIAVNLMANFVAPVYALTNLFPKRLNFRRAAWVSGTIGLVILPWNLYNNPLVIVYFLGGLGALLGPLFGVVMADYWLIRRGKVNVPELYSQDPAGAYFYKRGVNPRAIIALVPAAVLAILVAFVPAFEAAAPFAWFFGAGVGALSYYVIADRRQHFEDVDGEAIAVASTH, translated from the coding sequence ATGCACACGACTCCACCAGTCGGCGTCGAACCGGCTCCCATTCCGACAGCGCCGTCGGCCCAGCCCGTTCACCAGACCACGGCCGCCGATGCCCTGTGCGAAGCGGCCAGCGCCGCTGTCGCCCGCGACATCAGCCCCAGCCTCTACAACACTGACCTCGCACCCACCAAGCGGCAAGGGCGCCGCTGGACGGGATACAGCATCTTCACCCTGTGGGCGAACGACGTGCACAGCCTCGGGAACTACGCGTTCGCCGTCGGACTCTTTTCCCTGGGCCTCGGGGGCTGGCAAATCCTGATGGCCCTGGCCATCGGGGCGGCCCTCCTCTTCGTGTTGCTCAGCTTCTCCGGGTTCATGGGGCAAAAAACGGGCGTTCCGTTTCCCGTCATGAGCCGCATCAGTTTCGGCATCCGCGGTGCCCAGCTCGCCAGCCTCCTGCGCGGCGCGGTGGCGGTGGCGTGGTTCGGCATCCAGACGTTCCTTGCCTCGGTGGTGCTCCGCGTCATGCTGGTGGCCATGGTCCCGTCCCTCCACGAGCTGGACACCAACTCCATCCTCGGCCTGAGCACGCTGGGCTGGATCTCCTTCGTGGGGCTGTGGATCGTGCAGCTTGTCATTGTCAGCTTTGGCATGGAGATGATCCGCAAGTACGAGGCCTTCGCCGGTCCGGTCATCCTGGTGACAATGGTCCTGCTGGCTGTCTGGGTCTTCATCGAGGCGCGCGGTTCCATCCAGTGGACGGGCATCCGGGGCCTCGAAGGTGGCGAGATGTGGCGAACCATTTTCGCCGGCGGTGCCCTCTGGGTCTCCATCTACGGAACATTCGTCCTGAACTTCTGCGACTTCACCCGCTCCGCCGTGTCCAAGAAGTCCATCGTGCGCGGCAACTTCTGGGGCATTCCGATCAACATGCTCCTGTTCGGCGCCATCGTGGTGGTCCTGGCCGGCGGGCAGTACAAGATCAACGGCACCATCATCGAAACGCCGTCGGACATCGTCCAAAGCATTCCCAACACCTTGTTCCTGGTGCTGGCCTGCCTCGCGATCCTCATCCTGACCATCGCGGTCAACCTCATGGCCAACTTCGTCGCCCCCGTGTATGCCCTCACTAACCTCTTCCCCAAGCGCCTCAACTTCCGCCGGGCAGCCTGGGTGAGCGGCACCATCGGCCTGGTCATCCTGCCGTGGAACCTCTATAACAACCCGCTTGTCATCGTCTACTTCCTGGGCGGGCTGGGCGCCCTTCTTGGCCCCCTGTTCGGCGTGGTCATGGCCGACTACTGGCTGATCCGCCGCGGAAAGGTCAACGTCCCCGAGCTCTATAGCCAGGACCCGGCCGGGGCCTACTTCTACAAGCGGGGCGTCAATCCGCGGGCCATCATCGCGCTGGTGCCTGCGGCCGTCCTGGCCATCCTCGTCGCGTTCGTCCCGGCCTTTGAAGCGGCGGCGCCGTTTGCCTGGTTCTTCGGTGCCGGCGTTGGTGCACTGAGCTACTACGTGATCGCCGACCGCCGTCAGCACTTTGAGGACGTCGACGGCGAGGCGATCGCCGTCGCCAGCACCCACTAA